From the Hevea brasiliensis isolate MT/VB/25A 57/8 chromosome 13, ASM3005281v1, whole genome shotgun sequence genome, the window gatgcgtttGATACGTGTTGAACATATTTTCATACAcgtcaaaattttttaaaattatttaattttgacaACATGGTTGGAGCAcgacttcttcttttttttgtttatttttatttttattttccttatcatatatatatatatatatataaaatttatatgatTTGTTATTATGTAGTTATTATTATtcctaaaaatataattttaaaatttgaaataattgatttatattttttatacattggaaagtaataataattaatttgatattatttcattattattattattattttacttaaaaCATTTTTCTTGCCTCTCTTTGTAAGGCATAATGGAATACTTTGCTGTTCATGAAAAATGATACCATTTTGATGATGAATGGCTAAGGTAATACGTACTGAATCATTGGACTCGTAGATCGATAGTTGAGCACTTGCTTGTTAGTTTGAAATCGGTTGGTTCAATTTGGaatcaaataaaaataatcaattaattgaaatacaaaaaaataaaaaaaagaaaactcaAACATTCGGAGATAACGAAAGAAATTGAATCGAATCAATTCTATTATTTCAGTTTAGTTTTTCAATTTTgaccttttcttttttacttccCTATATTTGTCTCACTTTTTTGAATATTTTCTCAAAGTAACTAATCACATGCCAAATAGAAAACCTTCCACACATATTTTTTCTCACAAACAGAAGTGCTAAAAAGTAATTTTATCTTGaccatatatttttaattttacttgTAAAATGAAGTGAGACACATATTTGTAAAGGGAAAGTATGTATTTGTAAAAATTAAATGCTCTCAAAGATTTAGGATTTGATTAACACAAGGGTAggttgaaatttttacaacactgATAATCAGTACAAAGCATTGGACCTCGTGATTCGCGCTCAATTATTTCATATCTTATAAATCAATGCTCAGTTATTTCAAATCTCTGTTAGGGTCCATAAGTTGATAAATGGCCGTTGACTTGCAAGTCTTGATTTGAAATGGAACCACGATTTTATAATTATGCATATATACTCAACATTTTAAAATTACCAAATTATctctatattttataaattatttttgaatatttaaagatatattataattttctcattttaaaaaataaattttctttcaaaattatatatacatatgccTTGATCATTGTATTCTTTTATCTTCCTTCAATTATTTTCTTTCTCCCATCTAAATATAGTATTAATTTATTTCTATATTAAAacgaaaaaaaataatatttaatttctctattttaatttaattaattatttaattcttttattttaaaaaatatattactcGTTTACTTTGTTTTATCTACTCTTTAATCATCTTTCCGTTTAGTTGAAATCAAGTTTTCTGTTTGTCAATGCTCTGTTGCCCTTGAGTAGCTCATAAGCATTTTGCAGACAATTagtttggaatttttttttttttttggaattttccATTTGGGGATTATGAATAATAAGTGGCTGAATTGCGTAGATATTTTTATAagctaatttttattaaatttagctAAATTACATAGAAGGCGTATGCCAAGAATTCCTTTTACTATTGTGCTGAATTTCTCAAATTTGGTGTGGAATGGAGCTTGATTTTATTAATGGGTGAGGGGAATTCGAGAATACTCACCACAAGAAGTAAATGGGCAGAACagagaaaaattattaaatacaaTTATTGTATATTGAAACGATTTTATTTTTGATTATCGATCATGGTAGATTCTATATTGTTTACAGTGCATGTGTTATATATACAATGATTATTTCGAATATATTTGTTTTTGTTCTAACTTATTAAAATTTCCCTttcaagaaggaatcaaaatttaagTTTGAATATTGCTAAAtgagtgtgtgtgtatatatataaaagttttgTAGAATTTGATTTTGAAAGAAAACTGAAAGTGACTCCTTCCTCTCATTCAAGAAATGAGCAGTATACAATTGTATACAAAGTTACCAATGTCTGTTACAACTCATCTAACTAACTGACAAAAACAAGTAATaaattttatgcaaattttaacCAATCCAATTCCAGGCAAGCTATAACCAACAATTCGAGAATTAGTTCCAACAATAttgaagagttaatattattcttattgctaattagtaatgagtctagtaagtcacacacatacgagTAATATGATCAaagtataattaatttgattaattaattaaatagtttaattaattaaattaacaaattaagtttgcaattagattgtagattgaaactaaatttatcaatagaaatattcaagttaatatttaaagtgtttaaatataaatttaattaattaagcataagaaaggaagttaattttaattaatttgggaaattaatttttgGTTAAATTGACTAATGTTGACTTAGTCAAAGGAGagagaaaattcaattaattagtaattttcttatattaattaattataattttaatttccttaattatCTTGGTTTGACAAGTGgccaaattaaatttagaaactcaTTTAATGGTTAAATGAAAATTTGACACTTGTTGGCTTAAAATGATTGAGGATAATTATGGGAAATTAAGATAAATATTaaaaaggagagaaaagaaaatattcttcttcttctttctattATTGCCATCCACTCTTTCTCTTTCATAACCAAAACTTTTCTTCCTCTCTTCCTTAACTCAAGAGAAATCAAGTGTTGTTACTCttgaattaaactttgagaaagtgattcTCATCACTTCTATCAAGAAAACCCAAGAAAACCCTAAATTCCTCATTCTTTCTATATTGGCCTAATCAAAGGAAGAAGTTCCAAGGGTTTTTGCTTGCTCCAAAGGTTGCTATGATCACttgcttgtgtggacaagctaaagggctaACACTTGGTGGTCTATACTCCCCTGATTGGTGGTTAAATTTGATTCTGCACCTAAGgggtaatttttcctaaatttacttaattaaattttgaacttttatttcctaatggcaattaggTATTTTAGCAATTGAAACATAATTTGGTATGACCAAATTATGTGTTTCTAATAGTTTTATTGGTTTACAAAATGCATAAAACCCTTAAGTTATTTTTCTTTAAGAAATGATCTTGAATTTAATTTTAGACCAAGAAAAAGACGAAGAATTGAGGGAGATGTGAGTCTTGAAGTTTGTATGCATTTCAAATCATGACCTATAGACACccaaattttgggcagccataacttactCTATTTAATAGCTTTTTCATGATTCTTGAAGCTAAAATTATTAGACTTTCATGAAGATTACACATATAACTTTTATATAACTTTTACAAAAGCAAAgtacataaaaattaattaaaaataaagtgaCAAAAATAAGAATATGTGCAGAGttattatcattctcaaattttttacATATGCATGAATGTTATGAAAATATAAGACTATCTAGAGGCACATAAATATGAAAGAATAAATATATGacatatttcttgaatatttataatttagaacACGTACTTTAAAGAAATCTTAAAAGTTTCTTGAGGAAGAGAGGAAAAAAGatataagaagaaagaaagatggaGATGGGGAAAACTTACTGAATTAGGGAGATAGagtgagagttttttttttttttttttgtttccttGGGTTGGGTTATTGTCTTCTCCCTTCCATCTCTCTAACTCTGTTTCTTCTTTTCTATGGGATATTTATAGGGTTTAGGTCAAAAAATTATATAAGAAGTTTATGTAATTATATAAGAAGATACAATGAGTCTTAAAGAAAAAactttctatttaatttttattttcctttaaaaataaaaagaattgtgggcttttatttattttatcaaaatacCATACTATGCCTTATTAGCCTTAGAAAGCCCAATTAGATCCAATTAGGttttttaataaaacaaattcctaaaattaaattaaaaaaatgaactttatttaaatttaattaaacattttttaCTCTTGAAAATTATTTTCTCCAAGAAATATACTATGCATATGATTATTCATTTTTAATGTCTTTAAATATATCTCACAGTTATACAAATTTTTCATCATTGAGTTCTTCACAACCTCAATACACATACTCATAGGGTACAAAAATAGGGGTCCACAAATAAGATGCAATGATGGACTTATCCGAAGATGCATTCCAGGGGAAGAAGTTGAAAGTATACTTCAGTATTGCCATTCCTCGCCTTACAGAGGACACTGCAACACTTCAAAAATAATGCAATCAAGTTTCTAAACAAGTAATGTAATgctaattatattgaaaatatttgTGATGAGTTTGTAGGCTTCCAAAATTTAATATCATAATTTGCTTCAAAATCATGAGTATGAAAAAGCAAGAAGAGGAAGCAAAGCCTTTTTATAAACCTACTATGTTAACTTTTTTATTTCCATCTTGTAAATTTCAATCAATTAGTTGTATTGGTTTAAGTCTAGATTTACATAGAAAATTTTACATAACTTAGTTTTCACGAAATTCTTAATTAAAAGGGAGCAAATCAAAATGTTcacttttttaaaaaatgaaaaattaatttgggaaAGCATTTTAGTTGAAAGTTACATTTAATTTACTTTCCAAAGCTTCAAATGGATTAGAAATCCGATTTCTATGTTAAAagttattgctttttttttttttttttaagtttttgggGAATCAGAGCAAAAGCACTATAGGCAAACGAAACTAGGATTTTAGGTAGGCAAAAGTCTTTTTTCAAAAATGACATTCTAACTGAAGGGATTTTGGTAGCCTAAAGTAAGGACTTCGACAGCTGAACCTaagtttttagaaaaaaaaatatatatatatatatatattaagtgaTTGAACAACAAAGGTCATGCTAAAACTATGAATAAAAGTTTTTTGTATCTAGAGAAAGTTACAGCCACcatttatttatgaatttattaCATTAGAATCCTCTTTCACACTTTCTTTATCTATAACTTGAGTTAAAGCATTTAATTCTTTGAGATTTCTTTTGAattgtaatttttattgttttgagATAGAAAGTGAAGTTGTTCAGTAAATTTattatttctcttcattaaatagtGGTTGTACAATATTAAGTTACTCTTTGGTGAAAAAAAGATTGTAAGAGAGGTAGAGTTTAGTCTCaaggaataataaaaaatttaatcatcACCCTATGAAGATTgattagtggagttaactctcaagaaGAGCTTGAGGAGAAGATATAGGCTTTGAAAGctgaatttttataaatttcttgtgcatttcaatttttttttccctcCATTCTTGTTCTTTAAATTGCTAATTTTCATCTTagctttcaaatttttaattacaatTCAATTCACCCCTCTTGGATTATTTCAAGGGACAACatacattttaaatataataaatataaaattaaaactatatttaaatatatattatatttaaaatatatttggcaataATTACTAtactttatatatttaaaatatttgaatattttatatatttaaaatatattttaaattttatgttaactatatttaaaaatttggtgaaacaaaatttaaatatattgaacaaattaaaaaaaaaatgcacaATATGAAAAATGgattattatgtaaatgaaagatAGTTTAAatgcctttttttttctttatattcttttataaaactataatttatcactatagtctaaattttatttttcttgaaataaaaaataaaaattaacgtGATTgacatttaaaaataataataatatattatattgtaGATCTAATatgtataattattaattataaaatatattaacttaTAAAGTTTAAAGGAAGAGAATGAagagattattttattaataaaataaaattttaaagatttaAACGTTTTGATTGAAAATAGAATTaagaatattttaatattttattataattaatgataaattaatatgttaataaaataaaaaaatgagaatTAAATAATATAGCAATTAATATTTTTCAATAGGACAAACGTTACGTTGTTTAGCTCATTAGTAGCCTGTTTATATAAAAGTTCTTTACATAATAAAAGAATTTTTTGATAAATTTACTATCACATTatttataaacaaattaaataaattaaatattttataataatatactatttaatttttttaacatttctataattataaataaatataaatattatgaaGTATTtgattagtttaatttataaatatcatgATAGATTAAATTTActtataaaagaattaattaaaaattcctttttttttagtAGTATAGCAATAGTATAGCAATAGTCATAATATAAATATTGTGACTtcatagtgtttttttttttttaaataggaaAAGTTTTTTTAGTGAAAGATATTGAATAAATAATTTGAATTAGTGATTTTCAAAGagctatatttaattaaaatttgagctATGAATTAAATTCCTaacttttttatataatttatttataaattatttcattaatttttatgattgaattctatcatatgttttaaactcaaaattttacagttctaaaattaattagatagtatttttataaaatttttttaattttaaaaaggaaatttattattataaaaaaacccATATTATTtcgtaaattttaaaattattgaattatttatgaaattatatttaaatttaaccaAAATTAAATAGAAAACTAATTAAATCAAGGAATGAAAATCAATTAATCTCTCACTCTAGCCATAGGAAAAAggctaaaaaaaaattttatattagggaaaactaaaataaaatttccCTCTTTTGTTTATTGTTCAAGCACACCAATCCCCTTCATCAATTTCATTCCACAGTACATAAATGCCATTGACAAGGCAGATGAAGCACAATCTTCCTTTTCACATTTTTCACAGAAGTTCTGTACATATGGCTGCTCCTTTCATCTTGATTGTTTTCTGTCTGATTACATCCCCTCCGTCtgcatcttcatcatcatcaactcATCATAATGATTATATCACTTTAAATGAAGGATCATCTCTCTCCGTAGAGAGGCCAGATCATGTTTTGATTCCACCTAATGCCATTTTCACAGCTGGTTTTTACCCAGTTGGGGAAAATGCTTATTCCTTTGCTATATGGTTCACTGAACCCTCTTGTTCTAACTGTCGCACGGTAGTCTGGATGGCTAACCGAGATGCACCCATTAATGGTAGAAACTCAAAGCTATCTCTGCTTAAAACTGGAAATCTCATATTGACTGATGCTGGTAAATCAGTTGTTTGGGCCTCCAACACTTTCTCACTCTCTTCATCTTCATTGCAGCTTTATGATACTGGCAATCTCGTTCTAATCACTACTACAAACCGCGTCATTCTATGGCAAAGCTTTGATGCACCTACAGATACCCTTCTTCCTCTGCAACCACTCAACAGAGACTCACTTCTTGTTTCTTCAAGAAGCTTGACAAACTTTTCTTCTGGTTTCTACAAGCTAGCTTTCGATGACGATAATGTTCTTCGTCTTGTTTATGATGGTCCTGAAGTTTCAAGTGCTTTCTGGCCAGCCCATTGGCTTCTGAGCCGGGAAGCTGGGAGATCATCGTACAACAGCAGCAGAATCGCTTTACTTGACGCATTTGGCAATTTTACTTCATCAGATAATTTCACTTTCTTCTCTGCGGATTATGGAGTTCAACTTCAGCGAAGATTGACCCTTGATTTTGATGGTAATCTTCGACTGTACAGCAGAGAGAATGAGAACGGAAGCTGGGTAATTTCATGGCAAGCCTTTGCTCAACCATGCAAGATTCATGCAGCTTGCGGACCTAATAGTGTTTGTAAATATGTTCCTAGCTTTGGTAGGAAATGTTCTTGCCTCCCaggatataaaattaaaaatcctGCTGATTGGTCTTTAGGATGCGAACCAGAAATTTTGGTTTCTAGTGTTGAAACCGAGGTTATATTCATTCGATTACCTCACGTTGAAATGTATGGTTATGATTTTGGTTACTTTGAGAATTATACTCTGGAGATGTGCAAGGAAGTATGCCTACGAAGATATGATTGCAAAGGTTTCGCATTAAAATACGTCTTCCAGAACCACCCCGACAACGTTCCTTATTGTTTCCCAAAGTTACAATTGCTAAATGGATATACTACGCCAAATTTCAGAGGAGATTTTTACTTGAAAGTGCCAAAAACAAGTCCTTACAAAGACTGGTCAGCTAAAGAACTCACTCTAGATTGTCCTGCTGAAGCTACTAAGCAGCTTGAGAGAAGGTATGTTAAAACTGATGGAAACAGGTCAGAAAAATTCTTGCTTGGTTTTGTTACTGCAGTTGGGATAGTTGAGATTCTTGCCATGGTTTTGGTGTGGCTGTACTTCATTGGAAGCCGGCAAAAGATAGATGCAACTTCTGAAGACTACTTTCTTGTTGCTACTGGTTTCAGAAGATTTACCTACTCAGAGCTTAAGGAAGCAACAAGAAATTTCAGTGAAGAAATTGGCAGAGGAGCTACCGGAATTGTCTATAAAGGGATATTAGATGATCAGCGAGTTGCAGCAATCAAACGACTACACGATGCTAGCGAAGGAAAAGCTGAATTTCTAGCAGAAGTAAGCACTGT encodes:
- the LOC131171817 gene encoding putative receptor protein kinase ZmPK1 — protein: MAAPFILIVFCLITSPPSASSSSSTHHNDYITLNEGSSLSVERPDHVLIPPNAIFTAGFYPVGENAYSFAIWFTEPSCSNCRTVVWMANRDAPINGRNSKLSLLKTGNLILTDAGKSVVWASNTFSLSSSSLQLYDTGNLVLITTTNRVILWQSFDAPTDTLLPLQPLNRDSLLVSSRSLTNFSSGFYKLAFDDDNVLRLVYDGPEVSSAFWPAHWLLSREAGRSSYNSSRIALLDAFGNFTSSDNFTFFSADYGVQLQRRLTLDFDGNLRLYSRENENGSWVISWQAFAQPCKIHAACGPNSVCKYVPSFGRKCSCLPGYKIKNPADWSLGCEPEILVSSVETEVIFIRLPHVEMYGYDFGYFENYTLEMCKEVCLRRYDCKGFALKYVFQNHPDNVPYCFPKLQLLNGYTTPNFRGDFYLKVPKTSPYKDWSAKELTLDCPAEATKQLERRYVKTDGNRSEKFLLGFVTAVGIVEILAMVLVWLYFIGSRQKIDATSEDYFLVATGFRRFTYSELKEATRNFSEEIGRGATGIVYKGILDDQRVAAIKRLHDASEGKAEFLAEVSTVGKLNHMNLIEMWGYCADEKHRLLVYENMEKGSLAKNLSSMELDWKKRFKIALGTAKGLAYLHEECLEWVLHCDVKPQNILLDANYEPKLSDFGLSRLLSRGHELHKSSFSMIRGTRGYMAPEWIFNLPITSKVDVYSYGVVVLEMVTGRSPSMADNGGEEEHKRLVEWVKEKKHGASAKSSYWVEEITNPAIGTDYDRKKLEGLIGVALKCVAESKDARPTMNQVVEMLLEIENHH